Genomic DNA from Gemmatimonadota bacterium:
AGGCATGTTAATGCCAAATCGCACACATCCTGAAGGCCGATCACAAAATGCCCGGGCACTGCGTGTAAAATCTTCTACAGTGCAAAGTGCGTTTTCAGCTTTTTGTTTCAGAAATTCGCCAGCCGGGGTAAGGTGCATACCCCTCGATGTGCGAATAAATAGTTCCACATTGAGTTCTTCTTCCAGTCCTCTGATGTGTGAACTGACCGAGGAAGGTGAGATGAACAATTTTTGTGCTGCACGGGTGAGGTTTTGCTCGCTGGCAACCGCGATAAATGTGCGTAAATGATAAAGTTCC
This window encodes:
- a CDS encoding LysR family transcriptional regulator; the encoded protein is MELYHLRTFIAVASEQNLTRAAQKLFISPSSVSSHIRGLEEELNVELFIRTSRGMHLTPAGEFLKQKAENALCTVEDFTRSARAFCDRPSGCVRFGINMP